Part of the Choloepus didactylus isolate mChoDid1 chromosome 27, mChoDid1.pri, whole genome shotgun sequence genome is shown below.
aactgagggtggAGCAATATTGCCAACTAGGTGTTAGTAATTGTGGATACGGTTTGAGCAAGAGGAAAAATGGCAGTCCCTTCCTGGCTTTAGAGAGGAGAATCTGCACCCCAGATTTTCTGGGACAGTCCCAGACCCAGTATAAATATGAGTAGATCCCCCTTTTACTCTCAAAGTGCCCCTGACTTTCGCAATAAATTCTATGATGACTTAACTTATAGACTTTGCCGTATAGtaggagagagaaaaatcaattaaaaatgacaCAGGTAACTCAATAGCTACCCCCATGATAAAATAtgtagaaggaaaggaaaggatgtGAGGAGAGCAAAGAGAGTGGTTTGTCCCTATTGGAGATATCACAGTGGGCTTTCCTGAGGAGGTGGCACGGAAGGAACAGTAACCGACAATTAGGACAGGGCAAGGGAGGGGGGTGAACATTCTAGACTTGAGAAAGTCTGGGAAAAAAGCAATGAGGATTCTGAGTTGTGTTTTAAACATGTCCGTGCTATATcaccatttaattttatttctatcattttttataCAATAtagaaaagtgtttttttctACCTCCAAAAGAATCTGAGGAGTTTTTATACTGGCCAAATGAATTATAACAAGATCAATAAAGGCAGTCAGTGAGTTAAGTATTACAAAATTCAATTTCCAAAAAGCATAAAGGAGTAAATCTAGTTTCCTCCTATCAAAAAAGTACCCAGTAATATAGTCTCGAGATTAAAGGTGATATAACAATTACCCACTGAAGTTGCTGCAAACGCACACAGGACATGTCTCAAATTTATGCTGACaagacacaaaataaataaaactctgaCAAAGGAAGACTTCACCCCACCTGGCTAATGATTGTATTCTTAGTATCTTTAAGGAATCTGCTGTATAActatttcccattctttttaCAAAAGGCTAGCTCTGTGTTTTGTAATCTTAAAGCTATGGTTCAAAGTTCCTGATTTTCTCAAGGTCCCTTTATTTAAAACTTGTACACAGTATGTACAAAGGCCCAGTGGGGATGGGGCGGTCAGGGCATCACCGAGGCCAACAGGAAGGGCAGGGTAGCTGGGGGATGGAGAGAGAAGGCCTTGGGAGTGAGGGAGATGAGGGAGGTGAAGCTGGGGTGCAGGCAGCTTGGGCCTTGGCCATGGTGTCAGCCAAGGTGAGGAGTTTGGGCTTTGTCCTGAGTCATGAGAAGCCACAGAAGAATTTGACTCGCCTTTGAAGGTGGCCTTCAGGAAAGAACTGCTCCAAGCTTTAAACTCCTAAGGAGACAGAATGCAAGCTGGGAATTCATTGAGGAGGTGGGAGCAAGATGCAGGGGAGAGGAGATGGGAGCAGGGTGGAGAGGACAGAGATGGGTGGGATGATCTAATCTGTAAGAAATGTATGACTTGGGGGTGGGTTGGATTTTCATCCAATCTTTCGGTAACTATGGAGTGACTGTTATATGCTGGGCATTGTTTTGGGATGTATGAGGGTAGGAGGCAGGGATTGGGCAAGGGTGGTGTTGAGATTTATGACTTTTGTCACTTGAAGAGAGTAATACCATTCTCTTAGACAGGGGCTCCTAAAAAAGGGCTGATTTTGGAGGGAAAAATCATGAGTCATTTTGGAACTCTTGAGTTGCCTATGGAGATATCTAGCAGGCAGCTGGATACGTGGCCCCAGAGCTCAGAGGAGAGCTCCAGGCTGGAAACAGATAACTGGGAGGCATCTGCATTTTGGTGGTGGCTGAGGCCATTATGTGGCAAAGACAACCTGGGGGAAAAAGTATAGTATAATAGCCAGGGAAAAAAGAATGAGTCtgaaagggagaggaaagagagccAGAGAAGCAGAGGAAAACCAGGAGGTCTTCCATCACAGAAGCAAAGGGAAGTGAACATTTCAAGAAGGAGGAAGCAGTCAACTGTTGAATGCTTCCAAGTTGCCCAACGTCATCCAGCTAATAAGTGACAGAACTGAAATTTAAAGCCAGgtctaaatatttaataaatagtgctgggtcaAAGAGCTAGCCATATGGACAGAGTCCAACCCCTACCTCATGCCAAATGCACTATAAATTCTAGCCAAGTTAAAggtaaaaggaaaacataaaataataatacttttaaaaataaaaagttgtatAATCTCATGGTTGGAAAGAACTTCTTAAGGCATGACAGGAAACACCgaaaccaaaaaaggaaaagtagattGTTTTCAGTAGACTGGAGAAAAAGGTTTGAGGCACATTTGACAAGACCTTGGGTTAATATCCTTAACATGCAACAATCCTacaggaaaatgattaaaaaaagatgaatggaCAGTTCATAGAAGGCAGATGCCAACAGCTGGAAAACGACTTAAAAAACAGTCACTtccaattgcataaaaatgtagcttatgaggggtgacaatgggattgggaaagccataaggaccacactccactttgtctagtttatggatggatgagtagaaaaataggggaaggaaacaaacagacaaaggtacccagtgttcttttttacttcaattgctctttttcactttaattattattcttgttatttttgtgtgtgtgctaatgaaggtgtcagggattgatttaggtgatgaatgtacaactatgtcatggtactgtgagcaatcgaatgtacgatttgttttgtatgactgcgtggtatgtgaatatatctcaataaaatgaagattaaaaaaaaacagtcactTCTTTCATGTTCAAGGTCATGCAAGTACAGTAACAAAGCCCCTTGAACTGGAATAGCATTTGAAAAATGGAGGAGGGAATATGCAATGCTAATGCCTTTTTGGAACagcatttggcaatatctattaaaataaaaagggttGCTCTATTTCCTGATCTGGGTGCTGCGTGCCTGGGTGTGTTTGCACTGTGAACACTGGCAGAGCTATCCACTTAAGATGTGTGCACTTTTCTCTATGAATGTTATTCTTTAGTAGTTTCTTACCAAAACTGAAACATACAATATTCTCGTGTACATACCCCCAACTCAAAAATCCTAGTTTACAGaatccttttcttcattttgcaaATTGGTAACAAAAAAACAACCCGATAGAAAAAAAGGGGTGGAGGGGCAGTGGATAGGAACAAGCAATTGACTGAAGAGTAAGTCCAAATGGACAGCACACAGAAAAATACTCTATCTCCTGAGTGGGCAtagaaatgccaattaaaattccaatgaGTTATCACTTTATGCCCGTAAATTTAAGAAGTGATAACACCCAATTCTTGGGcagggggggtgggtgggtgtgggaaGAGGGTCCTTCAATACAGGCCTGCCTGGTGGAAATGTGAAGTGTTAACAGGTTTTTGGGGGAAGCAATCTGGTAATATCtattagcattttaaatatgaatacaCTTTGACCCAGCAAGTGTCTAATTAATGAATGCTCTAGTGTGCAAGTTTGTATGACCAAGAATATTTTGCACAGCATGGGGGAGAGGGTGCTGGAAAGTCTTCAAAAGGGAAAAGATTCCAATAAATATAGTGAGCCTAGAGCACTGCGGTGGTTAGCAGCtgtatgccccccagaaaaacatgttcttaaactcaatCCATTCCCATGGGCGTGAACCCATCCTAGGAAGGTCTtgttgatgaggtgacttcagttaaggtgtggcccgcCTCAGTCAGGctgtcctattactggagccctttatgagcagaatgaaattcagacacagagagaaagccacacagggaggagccagaagctcaatatcaacagaacccaaaagagaagggagagaccaggagacgccgCTATGTGTTTTGCCGCATAatgagccaaggaccaagggtcgccagtcccagaacgccacagtcttcagaaagaaagtatCGTCttgctgacgccttgatttggactttatccCAGCCTCaaaccgtgagcaaataaatccccattttttaTTCTGACCCATTTCGTCGTATTTGtatgagcagcctaggaaacaaaaacaaccacGGAACATTGTGTAACTATTATGAAGAATAAATTAGAATTACTTgtgctgaccttggagagctgccAATGAAATCTTACGTGGTTAAAAGGCAAATGGCAGAGCACGGCTTCAATTTTgtcaaaaataagtaaattaaaaaaaaggtccTTCTATAAGTTGTAGGAGGCAGGATATGGTTTAGAATTTAATCTCTGGAGCCAGGAAGCCCCAGCTTGTCCACCTCCACACCGTATGCgccaacctctctgggcctcagtttccttaactgtaaagGGGGATTCATAATGCAGGCTTGTTGCGAGTGTGTGATGAGATTGTTCGTGTAGTGTAGACGAGCTTGGAGAATATGGTGGAAGAAAGCAGACCGCACTGTTTTCATCCATTGCCTTAGGCAGGTGAGTACAGAGGGGTGTGGGGCACAGGTGATCAAAATTTCATAATATGCAATGTTTTACAGCTAGCATGTGTTACTTCTGTAATTTTATACAAATCTAATaaagtagaaggaaaaagaggaagaatgagTCAGGCAGTGTCTTCTGAGCAGCCGTTCCTCCACCCTGTTCTCCCCGCCATGCCCTGGGCAGGGCAGAGGCTCCATGAAAGCCCTCTGGTCCAGCAGGTCACCCCAATGCACgcagtgactttgggcaagtggcTGTCctctccagacctcagtttccctccTCTGCAGAATGGAGCTGCTGGTGGCATCCATAAAAGCATGTTGCTTAATATGAAGAGCTGGCTGAATTCACATCCCACTGGCGCTATgtcactatgtgccagacatctTCCCAGGGCCCTCCCCTTGTCATCACACACCAGCCATAGTACGAGTTGGGTGTTTATATTATCGTCCCCGTTTTGCAGGTGGGAAAACCGAGGCCCGGAAAGGTTAAGTCccttgcccaagctcacacacCAGAAAGTGGGCAGAATTCAAATGCAGGCTGCCTGGCTCTGAGCCCCAGGGCTGGACCACCAGGTGCTACTGCCTCCCTCTTCTCAGCATGTAACTTCCCCTCTCCCGGCCTCAGTTTATTCAACCTTGAAATGGGCTTCCCAGTTCTCACCTCTCCAGTTTGCTGCAAGAGTTAAATGGCATTGAGCTTGGACCTGGCAGAAGTATTTTAACAAAGGGAGCTTTTATTACCTCAGCCAAGACGGAAGGAGAAGGGTATGTCCCAACGCCTcaagcctccccccacccccgccttggGTAATTTCCTGGTAAGGGAGCTCATGACCCACTGAGTTTCCAGAAACCACAGGACAAAGTACCCAAGGACCTGTGTGCCgctccccacccctgctcccgCCCTGGATGAGTGGCCCCCTGCCACCTCCCCATACCCAGACCCCATGGTACCACATCCTGTTCGCGCCCTGCCAGGTGGGGAAGGGAAGTTTGGGATCCGGTGCCCAGGAAGTTCCCCTGGGTTGTGAAGCAAGGCTTTCCGGGCGCTCTGCCGCAACAGATAAAGGTGGCTGCCCGGCGACCGCGCACTTCTGGCCATCCCTGTGCGCCCTGTCCGCCATGCCCCACCACTGCGCATTGCTCACCTGGGTCCTCTTCCCCCTCCTCGGGCTCGGGGCGGCTAGGGAAGAGGACTGCTCCCTCCCCATCGTGCCCCGGAAAGAGTGGCAGGCCCTCCCATCGCTGTGCACCCAGTCCCTGTCCCAGCCTGTGCGCTACGTGGTGGTGTCACACACTGCGGGCAGCACATGCAACAGCCCTGCCCTGTGCGAGCAGCAGGCCCGGAACGTGCAGTTCTACCACAAGCAGAAGCTGGGCTGGTGCGATGTGGCCTACAAGTGAGTGCTGCGGGGCCCGCCGGGGCGGGAAGGTGGGCAGCCTGGGAGGCTGGTCACCCAAGGTCACCGCGGAAAGCTGGGCGGGTGCAGGCAGCACAAAGAAACCACCATGTGGACAATGGGGCCAAAGCGGTTCTGCTCCCGGGAGGAAAGTGCAGGCTTTGCCTAACGCCCACAAAGGCCTTCGCTGCTGGAGTCCCTTGGGCTGAGTTCCCGGCCCGGTGTTGCTTATTGCTAGATCCCCCCGCCTTCTCTGGGCTGtattttcctcctctgcaaagtCACGAGCCAATGCATAGAAAGCACTGAGGGCACTGCCTAGCATCCAAGAGGAGCCCCAAAATGCATGGGCAGTTGCTGTTaggcacctactatgtaccaggccaCATGAGGGACCCTGGGATGTGTGAACATGATGCGGGATTCAAAGACCAGTGGGGAGAAAGGGGCCAAGTCAAGGAGGTGAATTCAGATGGTGACAGACTTGATGGAAACAAGGAACGAGGGGCGTGAGGGTCTCGGAAGCTGGAACCGGACCCACACAGACTCGTCTAGAAGAGTGGGGTGAGGAAAGACCTCCCGAAAAGGAGTCTTTGGGGTTGGCAGTGGGATGGGGGAGCTGTGGGAAGAATGCAGTAAGCAAGGGgtacagcaggtgcaaaggcgcCGAGGCTGGAGTGAGGGTGTCTCGACTGAAAGACAGAGGGGAGCGTGGCCCGGGACAGCGAACTGGGGGCGTGCTCTCAGATGAGGAGGAAGGGGTCGTGTGGGGTCCTATGGGCCACCAGGAGGACTTTGGCTTTGACCTGGGGTGAGGGCTCTGAGCAGAGGAGGGACCTGGAGTCCTGCATAAGGGTTCCCACCGTGGGAGGGCAAGTTCCAACACAACAGGTTCCTAGACTTTGGTTCAGCATGACACTCACCTGGAAAGCAGACTAAACACGCAGAGAAACCCACTTCCAAGGGTGGTCCCAGCTCTTCTGGCCCCCAGATTTTAAATTCAAAGGCCCTGGCTCCAAGGTTCTGTTTCCAAGAGTGGATGTTTTGATTCTGAGTCTGCCCCAGGAGGAACCAGGGGCCTGGAGCTTCTGGTCTAAACGACTTGTAGAAAAGCACACTGCAGTCTGTTTCTCAGATTTTAGGACTCAAGGTTCTGAATCCCCCTTCCTTCATTGGTGACCCGAGAGGGGAGGACCAAGCTGGCAGCACCGCAGGCTGATCCTTTGTTAACTCCTGTGTGCCAAGCAGTTGCCATCAAGACACGTGGATTGAGTCTCAAGGGTCAGCTGCAGGATTAGAAACCTCAGTGAGGTAGCTGGGGTGCCAGGGTCTGAGTCTGATCGTGACCCCGAGCCTTCAGGCCCTGATCCTACTGCCTGGGGGGGACCCAGAGTAGGAAGTAGGCTGGGGCAGCGGCACAAGAGCTCCCCAGTAGAGAGTTCTGAGAGGCAGGGTCCCTGGGGGCCTGACCTCGGCAAATCACCTCCCTTTCCGAGTTCCTGCTTCCTTGGGTTAAAACGGGGGTGACAACAGCCACGGACTTAGAGGGCTACAATGTGAGATTTCGGCAGAGCTCAACAAATCCTCTagggaggcaggagagagcaAGCAATAAGACCATGTGGGTGGGGGTCATGGAGACCTGGGTGAAAACCCCGGCTCTGCCCCAAcaggctgtgtgaccctgggcggGTGATGccacatttctgattttcttgactGTAAGATGAAGACGCGGGGACCCCTGGCACTGCCGTGAGGATGAAATAAGGTGCCATGTGGTTCAACAAatggccactgtcaccactgtggAAGACCGGGGACGTGAAGATGTTGGGGAATTTGCGTTTGAGTGGCAGGAACGAATGGAAGAGGGGGAGGGagtcctcctccaggaagccctccctgatgcatcaacccccacccccagcttcctGATTGGAGAGGACGGGCTCGTGTATGAGGGCCGAGGCTGGGACATCAAGGGCGACCACTCGGGCCGCCACTGGAACCCCATAGCCATTGGCATTACCTTCATGGGCAACTACATGGGTGAGTGACCGTTCAGCCGGGCAGGACAGGGGCTGACGCGGGGCCTGTGCCATGGGGTGGCTTGGAGGGCTCTGCTACCTACAAGTTCTGGGCTTCTTGGGGCCTCGTTTCCTCCTCTGGATAACAGGGCCCTGTTGCAACCACAGGGTCTGGGGAAGGACTAGTTTATCTAGGTGAAGGATCTTAGGCCAGTCCATGGCACCTGGCAGTGTGTGATAGGGGTTAGCTATCATTTGGGGTGGGCCCGGAGTTGTGCGGGCAGTGATGACCCGGAGAGCCGCCACGTGCCAAGGAAGGGCTGACTCAGGCACGGTTCTAAGAGTGTTGTGGGAAAGTAACTCGCTTAATCCTCTCACGTCCCTGTGGGTAAGCGCCACCATCCTCTCCTTTCAcgaatgaggaaaccgaggcaccaCTAGGGAGTGTGCAACCCCCACCCAACCCCTGCCCTTCACAGAAGCCCCTGACTAACGCCAGCCTCCGTCTCTCCCAGAGCGCTTACCCCCGACCCGGGCCCTCCGGGCGGCCCAGAGCCTGCTTGCTTGCGGGGTGGCCAAAGGAGCCCTGAACCCCAACTACGAGGTCAAAGGCCACCGGGACGTGCAGCAGACGCTCTCCCCTGGCGATCAGCTCTACCAAATCATCCAGACGTGGCCTCACTACCGCGAGTGAGACCCTGCTGTCAGCAACCCCTTCCTCTCCCACCACCATGGAAAACCCCACTGTCACCTCCTCCAATAAAGGTGCAGCTCAAACCATGTCCCCAATCAGGTGCCACCACACGCCTCCCCTCCCTCTCACAAGACCCCCTGGCACTCTGTCCTCACTGGCGCTCAGAACCCAGAGGTCTCAACCCTGAACCAAGACCCCGGAGATCCCAGCTTGGAAGCAACATCACAGCTCAGAACCCAGAGGTCTCAGGTCAGAGCACAGGAATCAGCACCAAGTAGGCCCAGACGTCATGGGTGGCAGCTGTGGAGCCTCCCTAGCAGTGCACCATGCTCAAGACACCTGTTCCCACCCTGTGGCCAGACAGGTCCTTGGGCAGAAATCTGTTTGGCCCCCTTTGGGGATGGGCTGCTCACTACCTCGTCACTGCTTTAGAGAGCAGAAGTTTTCATGAGCCTGACCCCCAATCTGCCTCCCAGTCACAGGCACACCCAGAAAAACCCACAGGTCCCAATTACACCCCAACCTCTCATTTCCCCCACCCCTACTCCAACCCTTCAGGCACAAGCTGAGGGGTACCAAggataaaatatgtttatttacaAAATGCACACACCCTCCTTCCCAGCATGCATTGCCTGG
Proteins encoded:
- the PGLYRP1 gene encoding peptidoglycan recognition protein 1, translated to MPHHCALLTWVLFPLLGLGAAREEDCSLPIVPRKEWQALPSLCTQSLSQPVRYVVVSHTAGSTCNSPALCEQQARNVQFYHKQKLGWCDVAYNFLIGEDGLVYEGRGWDIKGDHSGRHWNPIAIGITFMGNYMERLPPTRALRAAQSLLACGVAKGALNPNYEVKGHRDVQQTLSPGDQLYQIIQTWPHYRE